From Camelina sativa cultivar DH55 chromosome 20, Cs, whole genome shotgun sequence, the proteins below share one genomic window:
- the LOC104769412 gene encoding stress response protein nst1-like isoform X2, which yields MPKKKRKTSSSTMKKPSQGEAKPVVIQQAKRVLKKPGKFGKEIEEIFAARIKLRQMVQIPQTNETKAEIAKKKRKRDRLERKNNPGSEPRRRQKRERTELDNNPESEVRSQTTELDNNPGSETVRQTTKLDNNPGSETRRRQTRERTKLDDNNPERKTKKSKKRSGPRKITTEGFKVFREDEIGGPRKITSDGLKVFREDEIGFNKAKSGGTRLCPFDCNCCF from the coding sequence AtgccaaagaagaagaggaagactaGTAGCAGTACCATGAAGAAGCCATCACAAGGAGAAGCAAAACCTGTGGTGATACAACAAGCCAAACGAGTTCTAAAAAAACCTGGTAAATTTGGgaaagagattgaagaaatCTTTGCTGCGAGAATCAAGCTGAGGCAAATGGTTCAAATACCTCAGACGAACGAGACCAAAGCAGAGattgcaaagaagaagaggaagagggacAGGTTAGAGCGTAAGAACAACCCTGGAAGCGAACCCAGGAGGAGGCAGAAAAGGGAAAGGACGGAGCTTGATAACAACCCGGAAAGCGAAGTCAGGAGTCAGACAACAGAGCTCGATAACAACCCAGGAAGTGAAACCGTGAGGCAGACAACAAAGCTTGATAACAACCCGGGAAGCGAAACCAGGAGGAGGCAGACAAGGGAGAGGACGAAGCTTGATGATAACAACCCGGaaaggaagacaaagaagagtaagaagagaAGCGGACCCAGGAAGATAACTACAGAAGGATTCAAAGTGTTCAGGGAAGATGAAATTGGCGGGCCCAGGAAGATAACTTCAGACGGACTCAAAGTGTTCAGGGAAGATGAAATTGGTTTCAACAAGGCCAAATCTGGTGGTACTCGTCTCTGTCCTTTTGACTGTAATTGTTGCTTCTAG